One genomic segment of Rhizobium viscosum includes these proteins:
- a CDS encoding SDR family oxidoreductase produces MSILDRFSLAGQVALVTGGGRGLGFEMAHALAEAGAHVIVTGRTAATLEDAVRTVRAAGGTAQAAAFDIADREAQRALMADIEKIHGRLDILINNVGARDRRPLAEFDDDAIIELLRTDLAAAITLSRDATVLMKRRNYGRLIAVTSISGHVVMPGDCVYPAAKQGLTGLMRAMAVEFGPHGITSNAIAPGWFATETNAAMAANEELMPFVRQRIPVQRWGRPDEIAGAALFLASGAASFVNGHILTVDGGMTVRM; encoded by the coding sequence ATGAGCATATTGGATAGATTTTCACTTGCGGGCCAGGTGGCGCTCGTGACCGGCGGCGGCCGCGGCCTGGGCTTCGAGATGGCACATGCACTTGCCGAGGCCGGCGCGCATGTCATCGTTACCGGGCGCACGGCGGCGACGCTGGAAGATGCCGTAAGGACCGTCCGCGCCGCCGGCGGCACGGCGCAGGCCGCCGCATTCGACATTGCCGACCGAGAGGCCCAGCGTGCGCTGATGGCCGACATCGAAAAGATCCATGGCCGTCTCGATATCCTGATTAACAATGTCGGCGCCCGCGACAGGCGGCCGCTGGCCGAATTCGACGACGATGCCATCATCGAATTGCTGCGCACCGATCTGGCCGCTGCGATAACGCTTTCGCGCGACGCAACCGTGCTGATGAAGCGGCGCAATTACGGCCGCCTGATTGCCGTGACCTCGATCAGCGGCCATGTCGTCATGCCCGGCGACTGCGTCTATCCGGCGGCCAAGCAGGGCCTGACCGGCCTGATGCGTGCCATGGCGGTCGAGTTCGGCCCACACGGCATCACCAGCAACGCGATTGCGCCCGGCTGGTTCGCCACCGAGACGAACGCGGCGATGGCTGCGAACGAGGAATTGATGCCCTTCGTGCGCCAGCGCATCCCCGTCCAGCGCTGGGGCCGCCCGGATGAGATTGCCGGCGCGGCGCTGTTTCTTGCAAGCGGTGCCGCCTCCTTCGTCAACGGACACATCCTGACCGTCGACGGTGGCATGACGGTCAGGATGTGA
- a CDS encoding chloride channel protein, producing MLSRMDIRRLGPLGTVFDPGRMRALIRHSEMGMVFAGALVGIVSGLAVTAMSYVSEEMHSLIFGIDGTTRLSASEIDSKFLLMTAPVAGGMLLGLLIFILAKWRKKPMVDPIEANALHGGRLSLTDSILVAIQNLVSNGFGASVGLEAGYTQLAAGIASKFGLKLQLRRSDMRVLVGCGAAGAIAAAFNAPLTGAFYAFELIIGTYTIISLTPVVVAALVATLVARLLSGSDFIIDVGSFGAVQPADYVPAIALGAFCAGIGILIMQGVSFVEELARKSSIALPFRPALGGLVVGLLALVSPQVLAAGHGALHLNLAHEITIPALIGLFLLKSVASAVSIGSGFRGGLFFASLFMGALLGKLFAYSAPYFADATLTPVIYAVVGMSSLAVAVIGGPLTMTFLALEITGDFPITALVLAAVITSSLVVRTTFGYSFATWRFHLRGESIRSAHDVGWIRNLTVDKLMRSDVKTAKLGITMDAFKEAFPIGSTQRVILVDEGDKYAGLVLVPEIYANPTSAQDEAQNLGDFIRYKNDFLQPQMNAKQAAAIFDKTESEALAVVNNLIERKVIGQLSESHTLRRYSEELDRRRREVSGEI from the coding sequence ATGCTCTCCCGAATGGATATTCGCCGCCTCGGCCCTCTTGGCACCGTCTTTGATCCGGGACGCATGCGCGCGCTCATCCGCCACAGCGAAATGGGCATGGTCTTTGCCGGCGCGCTTGTCGGCATCGTATCGGGGCTTGCGGTCACCGCCATGAGCTATGTCTCGGAAGAGATGCACAGCCTGATCTTCGGCATAGACGGCACGACGAGGCTCAGCGCCTCTGAGATCGACAGCAAGTTCCTGCTGATGACCGCCCCGGTTGCCGGCGGCATGCTGCTCGGCCTCTTGATCTTCATCCTCGCCAAATGGCGCAAGAAGCCGATGGTCGACCCGATCGAGGCCAATGCCCTGCATGGCGGCCGCCTGTCGCTGACCGACAGCATCCTCGTCGCCATCCAGAATCTCGTTTCCAACGGTTTCGGCGCATCCGTCGGACTGGAGGCCGGCTATACGCAGCTCGCAGCCGGCATCGCCTCGAAATTCGGCCTGAAGCTTCAGCTGCGCCGCTCCGACATGCGCGTCCTCGTCGGCTGCGGCGCGGCCGGCGCCATCGCCGCCGCCTTCAATGCGCCGCTGACCGGTGCCTTCTATGCCTTCGAGCTGATCATCGGCACCTACACCATCATTTCGCTGACGCCTGTCGTCGTCGCAGCCCTCGTCGCTACCCTGGTCGCCCGACTGCTCTCCGGCAGCGATTTCATCATCGATGTCGGCAGCTTCGGCGCTGTCCAGCCCGCCGACTACGTCCCGGCGATCGCCCTCGGCGCCTTCTGCGCCGGCATCGGCATCCTCATCATGCAGGGCGTCTCCTTCGTCGAGGAACTGGCGCGCAAGAGCTCCATCGCGCTGCCCTTTCGCCCGGCGCTCGGCGGCCTGGTCGTCGGCTTGCTGGCGCTGGTCTCGCCGCAGGTCCTTGCCGCCGGTCACGGCGCGCTGCATCTCAACCTCGCCCATGAGATCACCATTCCCGCGCTGATCGGCCTCTTCCTTCTGAAGTCGGTGGCATCAGCCGTCTCCATCGGCTCCGGCTTCAGGGGCGGCCTGTTCTTCGCATCGCTCTTCATGGGTGCCCTGCTCGGCAAGCTGTTTGCCTATTCCGCCCCCTATTTCGCCGATGCGACGCTGACGCCCGTGATCTATGCCGTGGTCGGCATGAGTTCGCTCGCCGTCGCCGTCATCGGCGGGCCGCTGACCATGACCTTCCTGGCGCTGGAGATTACCGGCGACTTCCCGATCACCGCCCTGGTGCTCGCCGCCGTCATCACCTCCTCGCTCGTGGTGCGCACCACCTTCGGCTACTCCTTCGCCACATGGCGCTTTCACCTGCGCGGCGAAAGCATCCGCAGCGCCCATGATGTCGGCTGGATCCGCAACCTGACCGTAGACAAGCTGATGCGATCAGACGTGAAGACCGCAAAACTTGGAATAACGATGGACGCCTTCAAGGAGGCTTTCCCCATCGGCTCGACGCAGCGCGTCATCCTCGTCGATGAGGGTGACAAATATGCCGGCCTCGTGCTCGTGCCGGAAATCTACGCCAACCCCACCAGCGCGCAGGACGAAGCCCAGAATCTTGGCGATTTCATTCGCTATAAAAACGACTTCCTGCAGCCACAGATGAACGCCAAACAGGCGGCCGCGATCTTCGACAAGACGGAAAGCGAAGCGCTCGCCGTCGTCAACAACCTCATCGAGCGCAAGGTGATCGGCCAGCTTAGCGAAAGCCACACGCTGCGCCGCTACAGCGAAGAACTCGACCGCCGCCGCCGCGAGGTCTCAGGCGAGATCTGA
- the cobU gene encoding bifunctional adenosylcobinamide kinase/adenosylcobinamide-phosphate guanylyltransferase, translating to MTTTLILGGARSGKSRFAENLITTSGLERHYIATGRAWDDEMQARINQHRADRGPSWATHEEPLDLAERLAAIDAEGRAILVDCLTLWLTNLMMEGRDIAAQSAALAAFLPDAKARLVIVSNEVGLGIVPENRMAREFRDHAGRLHQMIAATADDVYFIAAGLPLKMKG from the coding sequence ATGACCACCACCCTCATCCTCGGCGGCGCCCGTTCCGGCAAATCCCGCTTTGCCGAAAATCTCATCACCACAAGCGGCCTCGAGCGCCATTACATCGCCACCGGCCGCGCCTGGGACGACGAGATGCAGGCGCGCATCAATCAGCACAGAGCCGATCGCGGCCCATCCTGGGCCACGCATGAGGAACCGCTCGATCTCGCCGAGCGCCTTGCCGCCATTGACGCGGAGGGCAGAGCAATCCTCGTCGATTGCCTGACGCTGTGGCTCACCAATCTGATGATGGAGGGGCGCGATATCGCCGCCCAGTCCGCCGCCCTTGCTGCCTTTCTGCCTGACGCAAAGGCGCGACTCGTCATCGTTTCCAATGAAGTCGGCCTCGGCATCGTGCCTGAGAACCGTATGGCACGCGAGTTTCGCGACCATGCCGGTCGGCTGCACCAAATGATCGCGGCAACTGCCGACGATGTCTATTTTATCGCGGCAGGCCTGCCGCTGAAAATGAAGGGTTAG
- the cobW gene encoding cobalamin biosynthesis protein CobW → MQQKIPATVITGFLGAGKTTMIRNLLTNAGGKKIALIINEFGDLGVDGDVLKGCGAENCTEDDIIELTNGCICCTVADDFIPTMTKLLERDQRPDHIVIETSGLALPQPLVAAFNWPDIRSEVTVDGVITVVDSAAVAAGRFADDHDAVDARRVEDASLDHESPIEELFEDQLTCADLIVLNKTDLIDADGLGRVKSEVASRIARKPVMIEAKNGEVPASVLLGLGIGTEDDIGNRKSHHELEHEDGEPHDHDEFDSFVVELGAIADTAAFVEKLKGIIAEHDVLRLKGFIDVSGKPMRLQLQAVGARIDQYFDRAWAPGEARSTRLVVIGLHEMDQDAVRKAIEALV, encoded by the coding sequence ATGCAGCAGAAAATTCCCGCAACCGTCATCACCGGCTTTCTCGGCGCCGGCAAGACGACCATGATCCGCAACCTGCTCACCAATGCTGGCGGCAAGAAGATCGCACTCATCATCAACGAGTTTGGCGATCTCGGTGTGGATGGCGACGTGCTGAAGGGCTGCGGCGCGGAAAACTGCACCGAGGATGACATCATCGAGCTCACCAATGGCTGCATCTGCTGCACGGTGGCCGACGATTTCATTCCGACCATGACCAAGCTTCTGGAGCGCGATCAGCGCCCCGACCATATCGTCATCGAGACCTCGGGCCTTGCCCTGCCGCAGCCGCTGGTCGCGGCCTTCAATTGGCCGGATATCAGAAGCGAAGTCACCGTCGATGGCGTCATCACCGTGGTCGACAGCGCCGCTGTCGCCGCAGGGCGTTTTGCCGATGACCACGATGCCGTCGATGCGCGTCGCGTCGAGGATGCATCGCTCGATCATGAAAGCCCGATCGAGGAGCTTTTCGAGGATCAGCTGACCTGTGCCGATCTCATAGTGCTCAACAAGACCGATCTCATTGATGCTGACGGCCTCGGCCGCGTGAAGAGCGAAGTCGCTTCGCGCATCGCCCGCAAGCCTGTCATGATCGAAGCGAAGAACGGCGAGGTGCCGGCAAGCGTGCTGCTCGGCCTCGGCATCGGCACGGAGGACGATATCGGCAACCGCAAGTCCCATCACGAGTTGGAGCATGAGGACGGCGAGCCGCATGATCACGACGAGTTCGACAGTTTCGTCGTCGAGCTCGGTGCGATCGCCGATACGGCCGCATTCGTCGAGAAGCTGAAGGGCATTATTGCCGAGCATGATGTGCTGCGCCTCAAGGGCTTCATCGATGTCTCGGGTAAGCCGATGCGCCTGCAGCTGCAGGCCGTGGGCGCCCGCATCGACCAGTATTTCGATCGCGCCTGGGCGCCGGGTGAAGCGCGCAGCACGCGCCTCGTCGTCATCGGCCTGCACGAGATGGATCAGGACGCGGTGCGCAAGGCGATCGAAGCGCTCGTCTGA
- the cobN gene encoding cobaltochelatase subunit CobN, producing MHLLLAQQGTISDGDEAIDLGQSPGDILFLSAADTELAAIAAAHAGGAMGYSLRLASLMSLKHPMSVDTYVERTARHAKLIIVRALGGASYFHYVLEALHAVAARNGVLIAVLPGDSKPDAGLTPFSNVALEDLNALWAYLIEGGDANARGFLAYAAAMLSGEEKPAPAAPLMKAGIWWPGRGLVGVDEWRRLISASPSSAVEDVAPPSVLPDISPTRGEIDKRQDHRSTSVVWGEARGDSISPLVGEMSGRTEGGIAHSTAEGATVRPTVAIAFYRALVQSGETRPVEALIEALQAQGLRPLPVFAYSLKDPVSKGILETIFADLKPDVVINTTGFAVSAPGADREPTVLETNDAIVLQAIFSASSREAWAASSQGLSARDLGMNVALPEVDGRVLSRAVSFKAAARYDAAVEANIVSSEPDAGRMAYVASLAVNWARLRQMPAANRRVALVMANYPNRDGRLGNGVGLDTPAGTIEVMRAMEKAGYPVADIPDDGDVLMRHLMAGPTNSGFDGKVVRETLSLNRYKDFLESLPAQIQDEVSARWGAPEADPYVRGGAFALPFARFGELLIGIQPARGYNIDPKESYHSPDLVPPHGYLAFYAFLREEFGAQAVIHMGKHGNLEWLPGKALALSEACYPEAILGPLPHLYPFIVNDPGEGTQAKRRTAAVIIDHLTPPLTRAESYGPLKDLEALVDEYYEASGGDPRRIRLLSRQILDLVADIGLDRDAGIAKGESEGEALKKLDAYLCDLKEMQIRDGLHVFGVSPEGRLLTDLTVALARVPRGLGEGGDASLQRAIAGDAGLGVVLVAPPSVLPDISPTRGEIESRDRFPQTTDVGRRSGPLSISPPVGEMSGRTEGGNSTFDPLDCDMAATWTGPCPPILGDLLDASWRTNGDTVERIELLAAKLVSGELACPSLWSQTRSVLDEIESRLKPSILACGPAEITSLLRGLDGRFVPPGPSGAPTRGRPDVLPTGRNFYSVDSRAVPTPAAYELGKKSAELLIRRYVQDHGEWPVSFGLTAWGTSNMRTGGDDIAQALALIGVKPVWDMASRRVTGYEIIPPAMLRRPRVDVTLRISGFFRDAFPEQIALFDKAIRAVGALDEDAADNPIAGRMRGEEKRLTAAGLDEKAAAKRAGYRIFGSKPGAYGAGLQALIDEKGWERRADLAEAYLVWGSYAYGAGEEGRAERGVFEERLRSIQAVVQNQDNREHDLLDSDDYYQFEGGMAAAAEALGGVRPAIYHNDHSRPEKPVIRSLEEEIGRVVRGRVVNPKWIEGVMRHGYKGAFEIAATVDYLFAFAATTGAVGNHHFEAVYQAFVADPKVRDFMAEKNPAALSEMKERLMEAIERKLWTPRSNSAQFDLTDINETRKRAGSQS from the coding sequence ATGCATCTGCTTCTCGCTCAACAGGGAACGATCAGCGATGGCGACGAGGCGATCGACCTCGGCCAGTCGCCGGGCGATATCCTGTTCCTGTCGGCCGCCGATACCGAGCTTGCGGCGATTGCCGCGGCTCATGCCGGCGGGGCGATGGGGTATTCGCTGCGGCTTGCCAGCCTGATGAGCCTGAAGCATCCGATGTCGGTCGATACATACGTCGAACGCACGGCGCGGCATGCGAAGCTGATCATCGTGCGGGCGCTCGGCGGGGCGAGCTATTTCCACTATGTGCTGGAGGCGCTGCATGCAGTTGCAGCGCGGAATGGTGTGCTGATTGCGGTGCTGCCGGGGGATTCCAAACCGGATGCGGGGCTGACGCCGTTTTCGAATGTGGCGCTGGAGGATCTGAATGCGCTGTGGGCGTATCTGATCGAGGGCGGCGACGCGAATGCGCGGGGTTTTCTGGCCTATGCGGCGGCGATGCTCTCGGGCGAGGAGAAGCCAGCGCCGGCTGCACCGCTGATGAAGGCGGGGATCTGGTGGCCGGGGCGGGGGCTGGTTGGCGTTGATGAGTGGCGGCGGCTTATCTCCGCTTCGCCCTCTTCGGCTGTTGAGGATGTAGCACCCCCCTCTGTCCTGCCGGACATCTCCCCCACAAGGGGGGAGATCGACAAGCGGCAAGACCACCGCTCTACATCTGTTGTTTGGGGAGAAGCTCGCGGCGATTCAATCTCCCCCCTTGTGGGGGAGATGTCCGGCAGGACAGAGGGGGGTATTGCACACTCGACGGCCGAGGGTGCAACCGTCCGCCCAACTGTCGCCATCGCCTTCTACCGTGCCCTGGTGCAGAGCGGCGAAACCCGCCCCGTCGAAGCCTTGATCGAAGCTTTGCAGGCGCAAGGCCTACGCCCATTGCCGGTCTTCGCCTACAGCCTCAAGGATCCCGTCTCCAAGGGCATCCTTGAAACCATTTTCGCCGATCTCAAACCCGACGTCGTCATCAACACGACAGGCTTTGCCGTCTCTGCACCCGGCGCCGATCGCGAGCCGACCGTGCTGGAAACGAATGACGCGATCGTACTGCAGGCCATCTTTTCCGCTTCGTCGCGGGAGGCCTGGGCCGCCTCGTCGCAGGGGCTCTCGGCCCGCGATCTCGGCATGAATGTCGCGTTGCCGGAGGTGGATGGCAGGGTGCTGTCGCGCGCCGTCTCCTTCAAGGCTGCCGCCCGCTATGATGCCGCGGTCGAGGCCAATATCGTCTCCAGCGAGCCGGATGCCGGGCGCATGGCCTATGTGGCATCGCTTGCCGTCAACTGGGCGCGGCTGCGGCAGATGCCGGCGGCGAACAGGCGGGTTGCGCTCGTCATGGCGAATTATCCGAACCGTGACGGACGGCTCGGCAATGGCGTCGGCCTCGATACGCCGGCCGGCACGATCGAGGTGATGCGGGCGATGGAGAAGGCCGGTTATCCGGTCGCCGATATCCCTGATGATGGCGATGTGCTGATGCGGCACCTGATGGCGGGGCCGACCAATTCCGGCTTCGATGGCAAGGTCGTGCGCGAGACGCTTTCCCTGAATCGATATAAGGATTTCCTGGAATCTCTTCCTGCTCAGATTCAGGATGAAGTCAGCGCGCGCTGGGGTGCGCCGGAGGCCGATCCCTATGTCCGCGGTGGCGCTTTCGCGCTGCCTTTCGCCCGGTTCGGCGAGTTGCTGATCGGTATTCAGCCGGCACGCGGCTATAATATCGATCCGAAGGAAAGTTATCACTCGCCCGATCTCGTGCCGCCGCACGGCTATCTCGCCTTCTACGCTTTCCTGCGCGAGGAATTCGGCGCGCAGGCAGTGATCCACATGGGCAAGCACGGCAATCTGGAATGGCTGCCGGGCAAGGCGCTGGCGCTGTCGGAAGCCTGTTATCCCGAAGCGATCCTCGGGCCGCTGCCGCATCTCTATCCCTTTATCGTCAACGATCCAGGCGAGGGCACGCAGGCCAAGCGCCGCACTGCCGCCGTCATCATCGATCATCTGACGCCGCCTTTGACGCGGGCCGAGAGCTACGGGCCGCTCAAGGATCTGGAGGCGCTGGTCGATGAATATTACGAGGCGTCGGGTGGCGATCCCAGGCGTATCCGGTTGCTGTCGCGGCAGATCCTCGATCTCGTTGCCGATATCGGGCTGGATCGGGATGCGGGGATTGCAAAGGGTGAGAGCGAAGGCGAGGCGTTGAAGAAGCTCGATGCCTATTTGTGCGATCTCAAGGAGATGCAGATCCGCGACGGCCTGCATGTGTTCGGGGTGTCGCCGGAAGGGCGGTTGCTGACCGATCTCACCGTGGCGCTGGCGCGGGTGCCTCGCGGGTTGGGTGAAGGTGGGGATGCGAGTTTGCAGCGGGCGATTGCGGGGGATGCTGGGTTGGGTGTTGTGCTTGTGGCACCCCCCTCTGTCCTGCCGGACATCTCCCCCACAAGGGGGGAGATTGAATCGCGGGACCGGTTTCCCCAAACAACTGATGTGGGGCGACGATCTGGCCCCTTGTCGATCTCCCCCCCTGTGGGGGAGATGTCCGGCAGGACAGAGGGGGGTAACTCCACCTTCGACCCTCTCGATTGCGACATGGCCGCCACTTGGACTGGTCCATGTCCACCAATCCTAGGAGACCTCCTAGACGCCTCCTGGCGCACCAATGGCGACACCGTCGAGCGTATCGAACTGCTCGCAGCCAAGCTCGTTTCCGGCGAACTCGCATGCCCATCCCTCTGGTCCCAAACCAGAAGCGTCCTCGATGAAATTGAATCCCGCCTCAAACCCTCCATCCTCGCCTGCGGCCCTGCCGAAATCACCAGCCTGCTGCGCGGCCTCGATGGCCGTTTCGTGCCGCCCGGTCCATCCGGTGCACCGACGCGTGGGCGGCCTGACGTCTTGCCGACAGGGCGGAATTTCTACTCGGTGGACAGCCGCGCGGTGCCCACACCTGCCGCCTATGAACTCGGCAAGAAATCCGCCGAATTGCTGATCCGCCGCTATGTGCAGGATCACGGCGAATGGCCCGTTTCCTTCGGGTTGACGGCTTGGGGTACCTCCAACATGCGCACCGGAGGCGACGATATCGCCCAGGCCTTGGCGCTGATCGGCGTCAAGCCAGTGTGGGACATGGCCTCGCGGCGTGTCACCGGCTACGAGATCATCCCGCCGGCCATGCTGCGGCGACCGCGGGTGGACGTGACGTTGCGGATCTCTGGCTTCTTTCGCGATGCGTTTCCCGAGCAGATCGCGCTCTTCGACAAGGCGATCCGGGCCGTCGGCGCACTCGACGAGGATGCCGCCGACAATCCGATCGCCGGACGCATGCGCGGCGAGGAGAAGCGGCTAACCGCTGCCGGGCTCGATGAGAAGGCGGCGGCAAAGCGGGCCGGTTATCGCATCTTCGGCTCCAAGCCCGGCGCTTATGGCGCGGGCCTGCAGGCGCTGATCGACGAGAAGGGCTGGGAGCGGCGAGCGGATCTCGCCGAAGCCTATCTCGTCTGGGGCAGTTATGCCTATGGCGCGGGCGAGGAAGGTCGGGCCGAGCGCGGGGTGTTCGAGGAGCGGCTGCGCTCCATCCAGGCTGTCGTACAGAACCAGGACAATCGCGAGCATGACCTGCTCGACAGCGACGATTATTACCAGTTCGAAGGCGGCATGGCAGCGGCTGCCGAAGCGCTTGGCGGGGTGCGGCCGGCGATCTATCACAACGATCATTCGCGGCCGGAAAAGCCTGTGATCCGTTCTCTCGAGGAAGAGATCGGGCGGGTGGTGCGCGGACGCGTCGTCAATCCCAAGTGGATCGAGGGCGTGATGCGCCACGGGTACAAGGGTGCTTTCGAGATTGCGGCGACCGTCGATTATCTCTTTGCCTTTGCGGCGACGACCGGGGCTGTCGGCAACCACCATTTCGAGGCGGTCTACCAGGCCTTTGTTGCCGATCCCAAGGTGCGCGATTTCATGGCCGAAAAGAACCCGGCCGCGCTTTCCGAGATGAAGGAGCGGCTGATGGAGGCGATCGAGCGCAAGCTCTGGACGCCGCGCAGCAACTCGGCGCAATTCGATCTCACAGACATCAACGAAACCAGGAAAAGAGCAGGCAGCCAGTCATGA
- the cobO gene encoding cob(I)yrinic acid a,c-diamide adenosyltransferase codes for MSEEPVVPAEKDDARHAEKMAKKKAARDKIMATKADEKGLIIVHTGKGKGKSSAAFGMIFRHIAHGKPSAVVQFIKGAMWTGERDLIEKHFADLCQFHTMGEGFTWETQDRARDVAAAGAAWEKAKELIRDERNSMVLLDEINIALRYDYLDVNEVVEFLKTEKPYMTHVVLTGRNAKDELIEIADLVTEMELVKHPFRSGIKGQPGVEF; via the coding sequence ATGAGCGAAGAGCCAGTCGTACCAGCCGAAAAGGACGATGCCCGTCACGCCGAGAAGATGGCGAAGAAGAAGGCCGCCCGTGACAAGATCATGGCGACCAAGGCAGATGAGAAGGGGCTGATCATCGTCCATACCGGCAAGGGCAAAGGTAAATCCTCGGCCGCCTTCGGCATGATCTTCCGCCATATCGCCCATGGCAAGCCGTCGGCCGTCGTGCAGTTCATCAAGGGTGCGATGTGGACGGGTGAGCGGGATCTGATCGAGAAGCATTTTGCCGATCTCTGCCAGTTCCACACGATGGGCGAAGGCTTTACTTGGGAGACGCAGGACCGGGCACGGGATGTGGCGGCGGCAGGTGCTGCCTGGGAAAAGGCCAAGGAGCTGATCCGCGACGAGCGCAATTCCATGGTGCTGCTCGATGAGATCAATATCGCGCTTCGCTACGACTATCTCGACGTCAACGAGGTGGTGGAGTTCCTGAAGACCGAGAAGCCGTACATGACGCATGTCGTGCTGACCGGCCGCAACGCCAAGGACGAACTGATCGAGATTGCCGATCTGGTGACCGAAATGGAGCTCGTCAAGCATCCCTTCCGCTCCGGCATCAAGGGCCAGCCGGGCGTGGAGTTCTGA
- a CDS encoding helix-turn-helix domain-containing protein: MTPTARSLGDHLREWRQRRRMSQLDLALEADISQRHLSFIESGRSTPSREMLLHLAERLGVPLRDRNPLLLAAGFAPVFAERKLDDPALLPARRAIDRVLKGHEPYPAIAIDRHWTLIAANAALAPLLEAVADPTLLEPPVNVLRLSLHPQGLASYIVNLSEWRAHLLDRLRQQISVSGDPVSEKLLKELLSYPAPKDATEPHTDLAGVAVPLQLSTKAGLLSFISTTTVFGTPVDITLSELAIETLFPADEETAAILRGNLAN; the protein is encoded by the coding sequence ATGACCCCGACCGCCCGCTCTCTCGGAGATCACCTGCGCGAATGGCGCCAGCGCCGCCGCATGAGCCAGCTCGACCTCGCACTGGAAGCCGATATTTCGCAACGGCACCTGAGCTTCATCGAGAGCGGGCGCTCGACCCCGAGCCGCGAAATGCTGCTGCATCTCGCCGAACGGCTCGGAGTGCCCTTGCGGGACCGCAACCCGCTGCTTCTGGCGGCGGGTTTCGCGCCCGTCTTTGCCGAACGCAAGCTGGACGACCCCGCCCTTCTCCCCGCACGGCGTGCTATCGACAGGGTGCTGAAAGGCCACGAGCCCTACCCCGCTATCGCCATCGACCGCCACTGGACGCTCATCGCCGCCAACGCCGCCCTGGCGCCGCTGCTCGAAGCCGTTGCGGATCCGACTTTGCTGGAACCACCGGTCAACGTGCTGCGCCTCAGCCTGCATCCGCAGGGCCTGGCATCATATATCGTCAACCTCTCGGAATGGCGCGCCCATCTTCTCGACCGGCTGCGCCAGCAGATATCGGTCTCGGGCGATCCCGTGTCGGAAAAGCTATTGAAGGAACTGCTCTCCTACCCTGCACCGAAAGATGCGACCGAGCCCCACACCGACCTCGCCGGCGTTGCCGTTCCCCTGCAGCTTTCGACCAAGGCCGGCCTTCTCTCTTTCATCTCGACGACAACAGTCTTTGGCACGCCTGTCGATATCACCTTGTCGGAACTCGCGATCGAAACGCTCTTCCCGGCCGATGAGGAGACGGCCGCGATCCTGCGCGGCAATCTCGCCAATTAG
- a CDS encoding nuclear transport factor 2 family protein produces the protein MNEAKTNAERYLAIWNETDAARRRALIAESWTEAATYVDPLMRGEGHEQINSLVEAVQSRFPGFRFELIGTADGYGDNLRFSWGLGPDNGEALIKGTDFAELEGGKLKSVRGFIDLLPEAA, from the coding sequence ATGAACGAAGCAAAGACCAACGCCGAGCGCTACCTCGCAATCTGGAACGAGACGGATGCCGCCCGTCGCCGTGCGCTGATCGCCGAGAGCTGGACGGAAGCCGCGACCTATGTCGACCCGCTGATGCGCGGCGAAGGCCATGAGCAGATCAATTCGCTGGTCGAAGCCGTGCAGAGCCGCTTCCCCGGCTTCCGCTTCGAACTGATCGGCACGGCCGATGGCTATGGCGACAACCTGCGCTTCTCCTGGGGCCTCGGCCCCGACAATGGCGAAGCGCTGATCAAGGGCACGGATTTCGCCGAGCTCGAAGGCGGCAAGCTGAAATCCGTCCGCGGCTTCATCGATCTCCTGCCGGAAGCCGCCTGA
- a CDS encoding cysteine hydrolase, with protein sequence MKTGSCKALAAFTLALLGASATQANVIDDWNTIKVPAAPVLKPVSVNISDTALLLLDFNGAQDPSKGPCNTKTKPRCIASLPKVEKLLSEARKSGVPVIYSITGGATKGDIASVLAPREGDPVVQGGANKFINTDLEKILTEKHIKTIIVTGTASEGAVLNTASYAALKGMNIILPVDGMSSADPYAEQYVAWHFANAPGVSAKTTLTTVDEIKF encoded by the coding sequence ATGAAAACCGGCTCCTGCAAGGCTTTAGCCGCATTCACCCTCGCACTTCTCGGCGCTTCGGCCACGCAAGCGAATGTGATCGACGACTGGAATACGATCAAGGTCCCCGCTGCACCGGTGCTGAAGCCGGTCAGCGTGAATATTTCGGATACGGCGCTGCTGCTGCTCGATTTCAATGGTGCGCAGGACCCATCGAAAGGGCCTTGCAACACGAAGACCAAGCCCCGCTGCATCGCCTCGCTGCCGAAGGTGGAGAAGCTTCTGAGCGAGGCGCGCAAGAGCGGCGTGCCCGTCATCTACAGTATCACCGGCGGCGCCACGAAGGGCGATATCGCCAGCGTATTGGCGCCGAGAGAGGGCGATCCGGTGGTGCAGGGCGGTGCCAACAAGTTCATCAACACCGATCTCGAAAAGATCCTGACCGAAAAGCACATCAAGACCATCATCGTGACCGGCACGGCATCCGAAGGGGCGGTGCTGAATACGGCATCCTATGCGGCGCTGAAGGGCATGAACATCATCCTGCCCGTCGACGGCATGTCGTCGGCCGATCCCTATGCCGAGCAATATGTCGCCTGGCATTTTGCCAATGCGCCAGGTGTTTCGGCCAAGACGACATTGACCACGGTTGATGAGATCAAATTCTAG